The Oryzias latipes chromosome 4, ASM223467v1 genome includes a window with the following:
- the mef2b gene encoding myocyte-specific enhancer factor 2B isoform X2, translating into MGRKKIQISRILDQRNRQVTFTKRKFGLMKKAYELSVLCDCEIALIIFNSTNRLFQYASTDMDKVLLKYTEYSEPHESRTNTDILETLRRKGLGLDSSELDSEENVRVTADKYPLSESLDLSVARQRLYGPALHSPEAQLMASAGCENSFPNSSASNLTSNRPPSFKPLSCRPGSSSPAASHVHGTLMSPHTGIGYSVFSHGSVNRALDMKSPPPLNLGSDNLQADAANPGMGSTRANHNSAGLQAGNSMVAMGKAGLLSHGLGGYGFPTSGTPEYSQPCFYQSVSFQRGTGNPWQPAVLPQHAYGSHVSSGMSSGGGSFPSQTCSSDSAHLPSLNLSIKSERSSPEHMPSPSTPPLHHLRQGSPMNNPDPVCRTPPETHLTNGVKVFPKAGYLHEEEVGGHSLRPLETDDGWQR; encoded by the exons GTGACCTTTACCAAACGTAAGTTCGGTCTAATGAAGAAGGCTTATGAACTAAGTGTGCTCTGTGACTGTGAAATCGCCCTCATCATCTTCAACAGCACCAACCGTCTGTTCCAGTACGCAAGCACAGACATGGACAAAGTGCTTCTCAAATACACAGAGTATAGCGAGCCCCACGAAAGCCGCACCAACACTGACATCCTGGAG ACCCTGCGGAGGAAAGGTCTTGGTCTGGACAGCTCAGAGCTCGACAGCGAGGAGAATGTGCGGGTGACAGCTGACAAATACCCCCTCAGTGAGAGCTTGGATCTCTCTGTGGCTCGTCAGCGTCTCTAC GGCCCTGCACTGCATTCCCCAGAAGCACAGCTCATGGCGTCTGCAGGCTGTGAAAACAGTTTTCCCAACTCCTCTGCATCAAACTTGACCTCCAACAGGCCGCCAAGCTTTAAACCTCTGAGCTGTAGGCCAGGCTCCTCCAGCCCTGCTGCATCACATGTGCACGGTACGCTCATGTCTCCTCACACAG GTATTGGTTATTCAGTGTTCTCCCATGGCAGCGTGAATCGAGCTCTGGACATGAAAAGTCCTCCTCCTCTGAACCTGGGCAGCGACAACCTGCAGGCAGATGCTGCAAATCCAGGCATGGGATCCACACGGGCGAACCATAACTCTGCT GGCCTGCAAGCGGGCAACTCCATGGTGGCCATGGGCAAGGCGGGGCTTTTGAGTCACGGTTTGGGCGGCTATGGCTTTCCGACCTCTGGAACTCCTG AGTACAGCCAGCCGTGTTTCTACCAGTCTGTTTCCTTTCAACGGGGAACTGGGAATCCTTGGCAACCAGCAGTTCTGCCTCAGCACGCCTATGGGTCGCATGTGAGCTCTGG GATGTCCAGCGGAGGGGGCTCTTTCCCAAGTCAGACTTGCTCCTCAGACTCTGCACACTTGCCCTCCCTCAACCTCAGCATCAAATCAGAGAGAAGCTCTCCTGAGCACATGCCTTCACCTTCCACCCCTCCTCTTCACCACCTCCGGCAGGGATCTCCAATGAACAACCCTGATCCCGTTTGCCGCACGCCTCCGGAAACACATCTAACCAATGGGGTCAAGGTGTTTCCCAAAGCTGGCTACCTCCACGAGGAAGAGGTGGGAGGGCATTCACTCAGGCCGTTGGAGACGGATGACGGCTGGCAGAGATAG
- the tmem161a gene encoding transmembrane protein 161A isoform X2 has product MALMGVQLVVSLLAASIMQRMAPHFSFARWLLCNGSLFRFKHPSEGELCALAGKQMPKQNRRDRKQNGESKPLTVPKDIDLHLETAPVKAMDALVLRFFLEYQWLVDFAVYAVGVFLFTECYYSVVDASKEVNIGAMWCLLIVVFGLKTLHTLMSHYFHSEEGGERSVCLAFGFLSLLVAMLVLVVKEDYLEFGLESGFSSLFDNLEIFAKQQGYAEWSIPVTRLTVKLFLAAVCAYIGALLAFPGLRLAQTHLDAVQMNSERPLIQILLHMGFLSPVVVLVLWVKPIARDFLANAPMGKTSVTLVSSAAFDSMRLWIIVALCALRLGLIRYHLQAYLNLANKWVEQMKKEAGRIAAIDIQRKVTRVFCYLTVVTLQYLVPVFLILFSTLSLKALGDFSWGMGNEETPGVTPALVMSTAAPVLSGGVDEDEDGMEDMEEDIQATAARLSETFTALRSVLTPLFFRGFFAFLTWWVAACQVISSLFGIYFHQYLMQN; this is encoded by the exons ATG GCTCTGATGGGGGTTCAGCTGGTGGTCAGCCTGCTGGCTGCTAGCATCATGCAGAGGATGGCTCCTCACTTCTCCTTCGCTCGCTGGCTCCTCTGTAACGGAAG TTTATTTAGGTTCAAGCATCCTTCAGAGGGGGAACTGTGTGCGCTGGCAGGGAAGCAGATGCCCAAGCAAAACAGGAGAGACAG AAAACAAAACGGTGAGAGCAAACCTCTCACGGTGCCCAAAGACATCGACCTGCACCTGGAGACAGCTCCCGTCAAAGCGATGGATGCCCTGG TTCTGCGGTTCTTCCTGGAGTACCAGTGGCTGGTTGACTTTGCAGTCTACGCTGTTGGAGTCTTCCTCTTCACTGAGTGTTATTACAGCGTAGTAGACGCCAGCAAAGAGGTCAACATTGGAGCCATGTGGTGTCTCCTAATTGTTGTCTTTGGTCT AAAGACCCTTCATACTTTGATGAGCCACTACTTCCActcagaggaggggggggaGCGCTCCGTGTGTCTGGCCTTTGGCTTCCTCTCTCTCCTTGTGGCCATGCTTGTGCTGGTCGTCAAGGAGGACTACTTGGAATTCGGCCTTGAGTCCGGATTTTCCAGCCTGTTTGACAACTTGGAAATCTTTGCCAAGCAGCAGGGCTATGCGGAGTGGTC catccctgtgaccaGGCTGACCGTCAAGCTCTTTCTGGCAGCTGTGTGTGCGTACATCGGTGCCCTACTGGCTTTTCCTGGACTGCGTCTGGCTCAGACTCACCTGGATGCGGTACAGATGAACTCAGAACGCCCTTTAATCCA GATCCTGTTGCACATGGGTTTCTTGTCTCCAGTCGTGGTTTTGGTCCTGTGGGTGAAGCCTATCGCTAGAGACTTTCTGGCAAACGCACCGATGGGAAAGACTTCTGTCACTCT AGTGTCCAGTGCCGCATTTGACAGCATGCGCTTGTGGATCATCGTGGCGCTGTGTGCTCTGCGGCTGGGCCTGATACGGTACCACCTGCAGGCCTACCTCAACCTGGCTAACAAATGGGTGGAGCAGATGAAGAAGGAGGCGGGACGCATTGCTGCTATTGACATTCAGAGAAAG GTTACTCGAGTATTTTGCTACTTGACTGTAGTTACTCTTCAGTATCTGGTTcctgttttcctcatcctcttctCCACTCTCTCACTAAAAGCCCTGG GGGACTTCTCCTGGGGAATGGGGAACGAGGAGACTCCTGGAGTGACTCCAGCCTTGGTGATGTCCACAGCAGCACCTGTCCTGTCCGGTGGggtggatgaagatgaagatgggatggaggacatggaggaaGACATCCAGGCCACAGCAGCTCGCCTGTCGGAGACCTTTACGGCTCTACGTTCTGTCCTTACCCCACTTTTCTTCCGCGGTTTCTTTGCCTTCCTGAcctggtgggtggctgcctgccAAGTTATCAGCTCCTTGTTTGGGATCTACTTCCACCAGTATCTAATGCAGAACTAG
- the mef2b gene encoding myocyte-specific enhancer factor 2B isoform X1: MGRKKIQISRILDQRNRQVTFTKRKFGLMKKAYELSVLCDCEIALIIFNSTNRLFQYASTDMDKVLLKYTEYSEPHESRTNTDILETLRRKGLGLDSSELDSEENVRVTADKYPLSESLDLSVARQRLYGPALHSPEAQLMASAGCENSFPNSSASNLTSNRPPSFKPLSCRPGSSSPAASHVHGTLMSPHTGIGYSVFSHGSVNRALDMKSPPPLNLGSDNLQADAANPGMGSTRANHNSARGFLYQGLQAGNSMVAMGKAGLLSHGLGGYGFPTSGTPEYSQPCFYQSVSFQRGTGNPWQPAVLPQHAYGSHVSSGMSSGGGSFPSQTCSSDSAHLPSLNLSIKSERSSPEHMPSPSTPPLHHLRQGSPMNNPDPVCRTPPETHLTNGVKVFPKAGYLHEEEVGGHSLRPLETDDGWQR; the protein is encoded by the exons GTGACCTTTACCAAACGTAAGTTCGGTCTAATGAAGAAGGCTTATGAACTAAGTGTGCTCTGTGACTGTGAAATCGCCCTCATCATCTTCAACAGCACCAACCGTCTGTTCCAGTACGCAAGCACAGACATGGACAAAGTGCTTCTCAAATACACAGAGTATAGCGAGCCCCACGAAAGCCGCACCAACACTGACATCCTGGAG ACCCTGCGGAGGAAAGGTCTTGGTCTGGACAGCTCAGAGCTCGACAGCGAGGAGAATGTGCGGGTGACAGCTGACAAATACCCCCTCAGTGAGAGCTTGGATCTCTCTGTGGCTCGTCAGCGTCTCTAC GGCCCTGCACTGCATTCCCCAGAAGCACAGCTCATGGCGTCTGCAGGCTGTGAAAACAGTTTTCCCAACTCCTCTGCATCAAACTTGACCTCCAACAGGCCGCCAAGCTTTAAACCTCTGAGCTGTAGGCCAGGCTCCTCCAGCCCTGCTGCATCACATGTGCACGGTACGCTCATGTCTCCTCACACAG GTATTGGTTATTCAGTGTTCTCCCATGGCAGCGTGAATCGAGCTCTGGACATGAAAAGTCCTCCTCCTCTGAACCTGGGCAGCGACAACCTGCAGGCAGATGCTGCAAATCCAGGCATGGGATCCACACGGGCGAACCATAACTCTGCT AGGGGTTTCTTGTACCAGGGCCTGCAAGCGGGCAACTCCATGGTGGCCATGGGCAAGGCGGGGCTTTTGAGTCACGGTTTGGGCGGCTATGGCTTTCCGACCTCTGGAACTCCTG AGTACAGCCAGCCGTGTTTCTACCAGTCTGTTTCCTTTCAACGGGGAACTGGGAATCCTTGGCAACCAGCAGTTCTGCCTCAGCACGCCTATGGGTCGCATGTGAGCTCTGG GATGTCCAGCGGAGGGGGCTCTTTCCCAAGTCAGACTTGCTCCTCAGACTCTGCACACTTGCCCTCCCTCAACCTCAGCATCAAATCAGAGAGAAGCTCTCCTGAGCACATGCCTTCACCTTCCACCCCTCCTCTTCACCACCTCCGGCAGGGATCTCCAATGAACAACCCTGATCCCGTTTGCCGCACGCCTCCGGAAACACATCTAACCAATGGGGTCAAGGTGTTTCCCAAAGCTGGCTACCTCCACGAGGAAGAGGTGGGAGGGCATTCACTCAGGCCGTTGGAGACGGATGACGGCTGGCAGAGATAG
- the tmem161a gene encoding transmembrane protein 161A isoform X1, which translates to MALMGVQLVVSLLAASIMQRMAPHFSFARWLLCNGSLFRFKHPSEGELCALAGKQMPKQNRRDSRKQNGESKPLTVPKDIDLHLETAPVKAMDALVLRFFLEYQWLVDFAVYAVGVFLFTECYYSVVDASKEVNIGAMWCLLIVVFGLKTLHTLMSHYFHSEEGGERSVCLAFGFLSLLVAMLVLVVKEDYLEFGLESGFSSLFDNLEIFAKQQGYAEWSIPVTRLTVKLFLAAVCAYIGALLAFPGLRLAQTHLDAVQMNSERPLIQILLHMGFLSPVVVLVLWVKPIARDFLANAPMGKTSVTLVSSAAFDSMRLWIIVALCALRLGLIRYHLQAYLNLANKWVEQMKKEAGRIAAIDIQRKVTRVFCYLTVVTLQYLVPVFLILFSTLSLKALGDFSWGMGNEETPGVTPALVMSTAAPVLSGGVDEDEDGMEDMEEDIQATAARLSETFTALRSVLTPLFFRGFFAFLTWWVAACQVISSLFGIYFHQYLMQN; encoded by the exons ATG GCTCTGATGGGGGTTCAGCTGGTGGTCAGCCTGCTGGCTGCTAGCATCATGCAGAGGATGGCTCCTCACTTCTCCTTCGCTCGCTGGCTCCTCTGTAACGGAAG TTTATTTAGGTTCAAGCATCCTTCAGAGGGGGAACTGTGTGCGCTGGCAGGGAAGCAGATGCCCAAGCAAAACAGGAGAGACAG TAGAAAACAAAACGGTGAGAGCAAACCTCTCACGGTGCCCAAAGACATCGACCTGCACCTGGAGACAGCTCCCGTCAAAGCGATGGATGCCCTGG TTCTGCGGTTCTTCCTGGAGTACCAGTGGCTGGTTGACTTTGCAGTCTACGCTGTTGGAGTCTTCCTCTTCACTGAGTGTTATTACAGCGTAGTAGACGCCAGCAAAGAGGTCAACATTGGAGCCATGTGGTGTCTCCTAATTGTTGTCTTTGGTCT AAAGACCCTTCATACTTTGATGAGCCACTACTTCCActcagaggaggggggggaGCGCTCCGTGTGTCTGGCCTTTGGCTTCCTCTCTCTCCTTGTGGCCATGCTTGTGCTGGTCGTCAAGGAGGACTACTTGGAATTCGGCCTTGAGTCCGGATTTTCCAGCCTGTTTGACAACTTGGAAATCTTTGCCAAGCAGCAGGGCTATGCGGAGTGGTC catccctgtgaccaGGCTGACCGTCAAGCTCTTTCTGGCAGCTGTGTGTGCGTACATCGGTGCCCTACTGGCTTTTCCTGGACTGCGTCTGGCTCAGACTCACCTGGATGCGGTACAGATGAACTCAGAACGCCCTTTAATCCA GATCCTGTTGCACATGGGTTTCTTGTCTCCAGTCGTGGTTTTGGTCCTGTGGGTGAAGCCTATCGCTAGAGACTTTCTGGCAAACGCACCGATGGGAAAGACTTCTGTCACTCT AGTGTCCAGTGCCGCATTTGACAGCATGCGCTTGTGGATCATCGTGGCGCTGTGTGCTCTGCGGCTGGGCCTGATACGGTACCACCTGCAGGCCTACCTCAACCTGGCTAACAAATGGGTGGAGCAGATGAAGAAGGAGGCGGGACGCATTGCTGCTATTGACATTCAGAGAAAG GTTACTCGAGTATTTTGCTACTTGACTGTAGTTACTCTTCAGTATCTGGTTcctgttttcctcatcctcttctCCACTCTCTCACTAAAAGCCCTGG GGGACTTCTCCTGGGGAATGGGGAACGAGGAGACTCCTGGAGTGACTCCAGCCTTGGTGATGTCCACAGCAGCACCTGTCCTGTCCGGTGGggtggatgaagatgaagatgggatggaggacatggaggaaGACATCCAGGCCACAGCAGCTCGCCTGTCGGAGACCTTTACGGCTCTACGTTCTGTCCTTACCCCACTTTTCTTCCGCGGTTTCTTTGCCTTCCTGAcctggtgggtggctgcctgccAAGTTATCAGCTCCTTGTTTGGGATCTACTTCCACCAGTATCTAATGCAGAACTAG